In Carya illinoinensis cultivar Pawnee chromosome 9, C.illinoinensisPawnee_v1, whole genome shotgun sequence, the following are encoded in one genomic region:
- the LOC122277221 gene encoding heavy metal-associated isoprenylated plant protein 28, with protein MSIVEMIVHMDCTGCERKIKKALRKLDGVNEVDIDMVTQKVTVMGWIDQDKVLKTVRKTGRRADLWPYPHDPDYYNIIRHYYHQNRPLVYNTSQYSSTSNSYDDYMHGYDNRGYVSYQQPTSYPTAYDKDWQVATTMFNDDNPHACSIM; from the exons ATGTCG aTAGTGGAGATGATAGTTCACATGGACTGTACCGGTTGcgaaagaaagataaagaaagctCTCCGGAAACTTGATG GAGTTAACGAAGTTGATATAGACATGGTCACGCAAAAGGTGACTGTCATGGGATGGATAGACCAGGACAAAGTTTTGAAGACAGTGAGGAAGACAGGACGGAGAGCCGATCTATGGCCATATCCTCACGACCCAGACTACTACAACATCATCCGCCATTACTACCATCAGAATCGGCCACTGGTCTACAATACATCTCAGTACTCCAGTACCTCTAATTCCTACGATGATTATATGCACGGCTATGACAACCGAGGTTACGTTTCTTATCAGCAGCCGACGTCATACCCGACCGCCTACGATAAGGATTGGCAAGTGGCCACCACCATGTTCAATGATGATAATCCCCACGCTTGTTCTATAATGTAA